The Candidatus Scalindua japonica genome includes a region encoding these proteins:
- a CDS encoding DUF542 domain-containing protein produces the protein MDQNNYTITKDMIVNDVVLIYPQTNEIFTKYGVDTCCGGIQSIEKTAAACNVKLDEVLKTLNEVIPKPEPEEVKAVEEVKTEATAAPSVSDTPESTSGSEITGNTTVKDIIKHNPETKGVFTKYGLLECGGEYGPEEAIYFFARVHNVDPDNLIKELNDVIHGKVAAPDVDADEADYAYENIYEKFIKTAIIIALSTGCVYGAFILFYMGIQRSLYSVPKVLIETHGHTQIFGWCGLFIMGVSYFVLPRFYAVRIYSGKLANLSFYLMVTGIFLVFTYRSLLPINNHYFIKSLILTGCIFEVLAVIIFLIVAVKTVLSAEKQELETYETFLISGYLWFLIVTMAHAFIVFYMLSVDETVLPHSVIYPLRHIQVVGFITLVIFGVISRTLPAFLGLKTPNAKMNLIIMFMLNAAVLVRAVSQPLMVYYADVSNMPFYYVFNTLYFTSGCVELISVFLFLYNLNILSKPEVDFSGMEIEKSYEKFIWAGLFWLIFAEIAMIVFTFQESFTDVPVSHAFMGSYRHAITVGFVTMMIFGFASRIIPISQGIKLHSYSLLTVTFILINIGSVVRVVFQPLAVHTGSVPAYMVMGISGFIESVAILLFGINIWKTMSAGKRQGSEEEGHDKITTVTAKTNVYHLIKQHPKTIDILVNKGFTQLKNPILRNTMTRAVNLAQATKMHHTNLDQLLKELNDYLKS, from the coding sequence ACTGCTGCCGCCTGTAACGTCAAACTGGATGAGGTCTTAAAGACTTTGAATGAGGTAATACCTAAACCTGAACCGGAAGAAGTCAAGGCAGTTGAAGAGGTTAAAACTGAAGCTACTGCCGCTCCATCTGTTTCGGACACTCCAGAGTCAACGTCTGGCAGTGAAATAACAGGAAATACAACGGTAAAAGACATTATTAAGCACAACCCTGAAACTAAAGGTGTCTTTACAAAATACGGATTACTTGAGTGTGGTGGCGAGTACGGCCCTGAAGAGGCGATTTATTTTTTTGCCAGAGTGCATAACGTTGATCCTGACAACTTGATTAAAGAGCTCAATGATGTTATCCATGGAAAGGTTGCTGCGCCTGATGTTGATGCAGATGAAGCGGATTACGCATATGAAAATATTTATGAGAAGTTTATAAAGACTGCAATTATTATTGCTTTATCTACCGGGTGCGTTTATGGAGCATTTATTTTGTTCTATATGGGCATCCAGCGCTCGCTTTATTCGGTTCCAAAGGTTTTAATTGAAACACATGGCCACACGCAGATCTTTGGCTGGTGCGGGTTATTTATTATGGGTGTATCGTATTTTGTTCTTCCGAGATTCTATGCAGTCCGTATTTATAGTGGGAAACTCGCCAATTTGTCTTTCTATCTAATGGTTACGGGTATTTTCCTGGTATTTACTTACAGATCTCTCTTGCCGATAAATAACCATTATTTCATTAAGTCGTTAATCCTGACAGGATGTATCTTTGAAGTTTTAGCTGTTATCATATTCCTGATCGTAGCGGTTAAAACAGTACTCTCCGCTGAAAAGCAGGAGTTGGAAACATACGAAACTTTTCTGATTTCCGGGTATCTATGGTTTCTTATCGTAACGATGGCACACGCCTTTATAGTATTTTACATGCTGTCTGTTGATGAAACAGTTTTGCCTCACTCCGTGATTTATCCACTTCGTCATATACAAGTTGTAGGGTTCATAACACTGGTAATCTTTGGTGTAATCAGTAGAACATTACCTGCTTTTTTAGGTTTGAAAACACCAAATGCGAAGATGAACCTGATTATTATGTTTATGTTAAATGCTGCCGTCCTCGTCAGGGCAGTATCCCAGCCTCTGATGGTTTACTATGCTGATGTCAGTAATATGCCATTTTATTACGTATTTAATACACTGTACTTCACTTCAGGTTGTGTTGAACTGATTTCAGTCTTTTTGTTCCTGTATAACTTGAATATTCTTTCAAAACCGGAAGTTGATTTTTCAGGTATGGAGATTGAAAAGAGTTATGAAAAGTTTATATGGGCAGGGCTTTTCTGGTTGATTTTTGCTGAGATTGCAATGATAGTTTTTACCTTCCAGGAGTCATTTACCGATGTACCTGTTTCACACGCCTTTATGGGGTCTTATAGACACGCGATTACTGTAGGATTTGTCACAATGATGATCTTTGGTTTTGCATCGAGAATAATACCTATAAGTCAGGGTATTAAGCTCCATAGTTACTCATTGTTAACAGTCACTTTCATACTGATTAATATCGGCAGTGTTGTAAGAGTTGTTTTTCAACCGCTTGCTGTGCATACTGGATCGGTTCCTGCTTACATGGTAATGGGAATAAGCGGCTTTATAGAAAGTGTGGCTATTCTATTATTTGGAATTAATATCTGGAAAACTATGAGTGCTGGAAAGCGGCAAGGTTCTGAAGAAGAAGGCCATGACAAGATAACCACAGTTACTGCAAAAACCAACGTATATCATCTTATAAAGCAACATCCTAAAACAATAGACATTCTGGTAAACAAGGGTTTTACACAGCTTAAGAACCCGATTTTAAGAAACACAATGACCAGGGCTGTTAATCTGGCCCAGGCGACAAAAATGCATCATACCAACTTGGACCAATTATTGAAAGAGTTGAACGATTATCTCAAGTCCTGA
- the moeB gene encoding molybdopterin-synthase adenylyltransferase MoeB — protein MSEFTEEQIKRYSRHIILPEVGGKGQKKLLDSKVFLVGAGGLGSPAAFYLAAAGIGKIGISDDDVVDFSNLQRQILHSTKDVDHSKAQSAKETLEALNPDVEVVPYKVRLNSENIIDIIKDYDVILDGSDNFPTRYLVNDACVMLGKPLSHGSIFRFDGQATTILPGKGPCYRCLYETPPPPDLVPSCQEAGVLGIIAGIIGVVQATEVIKLQLGKGELLNGKLLLYDSLSMDFKKLKIQRNPACPMCGDSPTIKELIDYEEFCQVNF, from the coding sequence ATGTCAGAATTTACTGAAGAGCAGATAAAGAGGTATTCAAGGCACATAATTTTGCCTGAGGTAGGGGGGAAGGGACAAAAGAAATTATTAGATTCAAAGGTGTTTCTCGTTGGGGCAGGTGGGCTGGGTTCACCTGCCGCATTTTATCTTGCTGCGGCAGGTATTGGTAAAATTGGCATTTCTGATGATGACGTTGTAGATTTTTCAAATTTGCAGAGGCAGATACTGCATTCAACAAAAGATGTTGATCATTCTAAGGCCCAGTCCGCAAAAGAGACTCTTGAAGCTTTAAATCCTGATGTTGAGGTGGTTCCTTATAAAGTTCGTCTTAATTCAGAAAATATAATTGATATTATCAAGGATTATGATGTAATCCTGGACGGATCGGATAATTTCCCAACCAGATATCTTGTAAACGATGCCTGTGTTATGCTGGGCAAACCGTTGTCACATGGTTCTATCTTCAGATTCGATGGCCAGGCAACTACAATTCTCCCCGGCAAGGGCCCGTGCTATCGTTGCCTTTATGAAACACCACCTCCACCTGATTTAGTCCCGTCCTGTCAAGAGGCTGGAGTGCTGGGTATAATTGCCGGAATCATAGGAGTCGTACAGGCAACAGAGGTTATTAAGCTTCAGCTCGGAAAGGGAGAACTTCTAAATGGAAAACTTCTTCTATATGATTCACTAAGCATGGACTTTAAAAAACTAAAAATACAGCGTAACCCCGCATGCCCGATGTGTGGAGATAGCCCGACAATAAAAGAGTTAATAGATTACGAAGAATTCTGCCAGGTCAATTTTTAG
- a CDS encoding TolC family protein: MYIKIKKILTILFLLTILIYPVLSVEAKNTYVEALSDILKVSPSDKIEAIDNYDEEMGSDVEINMQDLKFLKLTLKDSMILALNNNYDIRIAKTDPKIKDNDIAVAKSVFDPILTITGNRDVREEPRSNTLITGTSGVIQRLNDNNDLNATIEKSIETGAKITLDFNLLLRNFIDPATFQTLNPMSTATLEAKVSQPLLKDAGIFYNRSNIYIARNDKKKSILELKETAIDVINTAQKAYWELVKAVEALRVRRKSLERAEDLLKKNKIQVEVGTLAPIELLVAEEGVASQIEGVVVAENDIKDKEDDLKLIMNLQHDDLFSDISIIPLDMASDGIKKVSLDDSINIALANRPEYSARGLDIKNATIKVRQQKNQLLPRLDIEAGIRYRGMAGDFGNAIDSAFSEKFQDEFFGLTVEVPLGNREARSKYTNAVLEQKQSVYSTRKIEQEIVVEVRKAVRQIKTNEERIKASRKAKELSQERLQAEEKKFKVGRSTVLEVIRAQENLAIAEGKSTNALVDYQISLGNLDATLGTILEKHSIKIDKDIF, encoded by the coding sequence ATGTATATTAAAATAAAAAAAATACTGACGATTCTTTTTCTTCTCACTATACTTATATATCCGGTGCTTAGCGTGGAAGCAAAGAATACCTATGTTGAAGCGCTCAGTGATATACTGAAAGTATCTCCTTCAGATAAAATAGAAGCAATAGATAACTATGATGAAGAGATGGGATCTGATGTAGAGATTAACATGCAAGATTTAAAATTTCTTAAACTGACATTAAAGGACTCAATGATCCTTGCTTTGAACAACAACTATGATATCAGAATTGCTAAAACAGATCCAAAAATCAAAGATAATGACATTGCTGTCGCAAAATCGGTGTTTGATCCAATATTAACAATTACAGGGAATAGAGATGTCAGAGAAGAGCCAAGGTCCAATACATTGATAACCGGTACTTCCGGTGTAATACAGAGATTAAATGATAATAATGATTTAAATGCCACAATTGAAAAATCAATTGAAACCGGTGCAAAGATCACTTTAGACTTCAATCTTTTATTGCGCAATTTTATTGATCCTGCTACATTTCAGACATTGAACCCAATGTCAACTGCGACACTGGAGGCGAAAGTCAGCCAACCTCTTTTAAAGGATGCCGGTATTTTCTACAATAGAAGCAATATATATATCGCCAGAAATGATAAAAAAAAATCTATCTTAGAACTTAAAGAGACCGCTATCGACGTTATCAATACTGCACAAAAAGCTTATTGGGAGCTTGTAAAGGCTGTTGAAGCACTGAGGGTAAGGCGAAAGTCTCTGGAAAGAGCTGAGGACCTGTTGAAAAAGAATAAGATACAGGTTGAAGTTGGTACTTTAGCTCCCATTGAACTATTGGTGGCAGAGGAAGGTGTTGCAAGCCAGATAGAGGGTGTTGTAGTTGCCGAAAACGATATTAAGGATAAAGAAGATGACTTGAAGCTGATTATGAATTTACAACATGATGATCTCTTTTCAGATATTTCAATTATACCTTTGGATATGGCTTCAGATGGGATTAAGAAAGTATCACTGGACGACTCTATTAATATTGCACTTGCAAACAGACCGGAATATTCCGCACGAGGATTAGATATTAAAAATGCTACAATTAAAGTAAGACAACAGAAAAACCAGTTACTACCCAGGCTGGATATTGAGGCTGGGATTCGCTATCGTGGAATGGCCGGGGATTTTGGAAATGCTATTGACTCTGCTTTTTCAGAGAAATTCCAGGATGAGTTCTTCGGGCTTACAGTAGAAGTTCCTTTAGGAAACCGTGAGGCGAGAAGCAAATATACAAATGCCGTATTAGAACAGAAGCAATCAGTTTACAGTACCAGGAAAATAGAGCAGGAAATAGTGGTGGAAGTAAGAAAAGCTGTTCGTCAGATCAAAACGAATGAGGAAAGAATTAAGGCATCAAGGAAAGCAAAGGAGTTATCACAGGAAAGGCTTCAAGCGGAAGAAAAGAAATTCAAGGTTGGAAGATCTACTGTACTGGAAGTGATACGTGCCCAAGAGAACCTTGCTATCGCGGAAGGTAAATCCACAAACGCGTTAGTAGATTATCAAATATCTTTAGGTAATTTGGATGCAACTCTTGGCACTATTCTTGAAAAACACAGTATCAAAATAGACAAAGATATTTTTTAG
- the folE gene encoding GTP cyclohydrolase I FolE, with amino-acid sequence MDKKKIIKATKLFLEGIGEDPERGGLKDTPKRVAEMCEEIFAGIGADSSKVIKVLKSEDHDEIVLMKDISFFSVCEHHLLPFIGKAHVAYIPNGPRVTGLSKLARVVEIESKQLQVQERLTTAIAESIMKALRPKGAMVVIEAEHLCMAMRGVKKAGSKAQTSVVRGIFRKNPATRAEAMALITGR; translated from the coding sequence ATGGACAAAAAAAAGATAATTAAGGCGACCAAATTGTTCCTTGAAGGGATTGGAGAAGATCCTGAACGAGGAGGCTTGAAAGACACCCCAAAACGTGTTGCTGAGATGTGCGAAGAAATCTTCGCGGGGATCGGTGCAGACTCATCTAAAGTGATAAAAGTTTTAAAGTCAGAAGATCATGATGAGATTGTTTTAATGAAAGATATTTCCTTTTTTTCAGTATGTGAACATCATTTGTTGCCATTTATTGGAAAAGCTCATGTCGCATACATACCGAATGGACCAAGGGTAACCGGCTTAAGCAAACTTGCTAGAGTAGTGGAAATAGAGTCAAAACAATTACAGGTACAGGAGAGGCTTACCACGGCAATAGCGGAATCAATCATGAAAGCGCTCAGACCAAAAGGTGCAATGGTTGTCATTGAAGCAGAACATCTATGCATGGCAATGAGAGGGGTTAAAAAAGCCGGTAGTAAGGCCCAGACGTCTGTAGTAAGAGGTATTTTCAGAAAAAACCCGGCTACTAGAGCAGAGGCAATGGCCCTCATTACGGGCAGATAA
- the dapA gene encoding 4-hydroxy-tetrahydrodipicolinate synthase has protein sequence MFTGSIVAMVTPFAGGVVDYNKLGELVDYHIENGTNAIIPCGTTGESPTLTHEEHGEVIGKVIEVANGRIPIIAGTGSNNTREAINLTRHAKEKGADGSLLITPYYNKPTQQGLYDHYKAILEEVDIPIIIYNVPSRTGVSISPETVARLFEFKKNIVAIKEATGDIDQASQILNLCDITVLSGDDSLTLPLMSIGGKGVVSVIANILPRQVSELVSSFLNGELEVSQRLHKNLFPLCKAMFIETNPIPVKTAMKLLGRLNGEMRLPLCNISNEHEKQLNNALKEYGLI, from the coding sequence ATGTTTACCGGATCGATAGTTGCCATGGTTACACCTTTTGCAGGTGGAGTAGTGGATTATAATAAGCTTGGAGAACTGGTGGACTACCATATCGAAAATGGTACAAATGCCATAATACCCTGTGGAACTACAGGAGAATCTCCAACACTGACACACGAAGAGCATGGAGAAGTTATAGGCAAGGTGATAGAGGTGGCAAATGGACGTATACCCATTATAGCAGGCACAGGTTCTAATAACACCAGAGAAGCTATTAACTTGACCAGACACGCAAAAGAGAAAGGCGCTGATGGATCATTATTAATAACCCCATATTATAATAAACCAACACAACAGGGACTTTATGATCATTATAAGGCTATTCTGGAAGAGGTGGATATACCGATTATTATTTATAACGTACCGTCAAGGACTGGTGTCTCAATCTCTCCGGAAACAGTGGCCAGACTATTTGAGTTCAAAAAAAATATTGTTGCCATTAAGGAGGCGACAGGTGACATTGATCAGGCAAGTCAGATTTTAAATCTATGCGATATAACGGTTTTATCAGGAGATGATTCATTGACCCTGCCTCTGATGTCCATAGGGGGAAAAGGTGTTGTGTCTGTTATAGCGAATATTCTTCCTCGACAGGTATCGGAATTGGTCTCTAGCTTTCTCAATGGAGAGTTAGAAGTTTCTCAAAGATTGCATAAGAACCTTTTTCCTTTATGCAAAGCGATGTTTATAGAGACAAACCCGATTCCTGTTAAAACAGCAATGAAATTACTGGGTAGACTTAATGGCGAAATGAGATTGCCCCTTTGTAATATAAGCAACGAACATGAGAAACAACTAAACAATGCACTGAAAGAGTATGGTTTAATTTGA
- a CDS encoding pyridoxine 5'-phosphate synthase, whose amino-acid sequence MIKLGVNVDHVATIRQARMTFEPDPVTAAGLADLGGADVITIHLREDRRHIQERDLELMHDTVFTKLNLEMATSREIVDIALKIKPGQITLVPEKRQEITTEGGLSVASQKQMLTDIVKKFKDNDIYVSLFIDPDKEQITASREVGAQSIELHTGRYANAQREEERTELLQTLSKSVKIAKGEGLRVNAGHGLTYKNTGPIVEHLDIEELHIGHSIVSRAIFVGIETAVREMKELIYKHFMIKQNL is encoded by the coding sequence ATGATTAAATTAGGCGTTAATGTTGACCATGTTGCTACAATACGACAGGCGAGGATGACCTTTGAACCTGATCCGGTAACTGCAGCCGGGCTTGCGGATCTTGGTGGTGCTGATGTTATAACAATACATCTCAGAGAGGATAGAAGGCATATACAGGAAAGAGATCTTGAGTTAATGCATGATACAGTATTTACCAAACTAAACCTGGAGATGGCAACCTCCCGGGAAATTGTTGATATTGCGCTTAAAATAAAACCAGGGCAAATTACCCTGGTGCCAGAAAAGAGACAAGAGATCACCACAGAAGGAGGTTTGTCTGTTGCGTCACAGAAACAAATGCTTACTGATATAGTGAAGAAATTTAAAGACAATGATATATATGTCAGTCTTTTTATAGATCCAGATAAAGAACAAATTACTGCATCAAGAGAAGTTGGTGCACAATCAATCGAACTTCATACAGGAAGATATGCCAATGCACAGAGAGAAGAAGAGCGTACTGAATTGCTGCAAACATTAAGCAAATCGGTAAAGATCGCAAAGGGAGAGGGGTTGAGGGTAAATGCAGGACATGGATTGACATACAAAAACACTGGTCCAATTGTTGAACATCTGGATATAGAAGAGCTGCATATTGGTCATAGTATAGTTTCAAGGGCAATTTTTGTTGGAATTGAAACTGCTGTTCGAGAAATGAAAGAGCTTATATACAAACATTTTATGATAAAGCAAAACCTCTGA
- a CDS encoding CdaR family protein: MIKNLFFRNLRAKGMALIMAVALWFYAISKHTGDIKEDLLLTINAPSGLTIMDTSSEMVTVGLSGPQNVIDRVSDMIKDNKIKARYDIPDINNVEEDNFKRTIHLTRRNFNFPKEIRINSLVPNEIEITLGRLESKYIKVHIQKNGTPALGYEINSEFFYPREVLVTGPVNILKEADSINTRVINVRGITSEQNRTFPWVVDIENNISIVKNEKFVSIPVVCDEKINVWFHITEQMGVKVFDNVKVNVFHPIDYKYKVKLKEEYISLSLKGSKLILDMLNPEDIMAYIDVSSLSPPGPYNQPVICKIPEGLKIEGHEPESHVDIFEAVNEKE, translated from the coding sequence TTGATAAAAAACCTTTTTTTTCGAAATTTGAGAGCAAAGGGAATGGCGTTGATAATGGCTGTAGCTCTCTGGTTTTATGCTATAAGTAAACATACCGGCGACATCAAAGAAGATCTTCTGTTAACAATCAACGCACCTTCAGGCCTGACAATAATGGATACCAGTAGCGAAATGGTAACTGTTGGGTTGAGTGGTCCACAAAATGTAATTGATAGAGTATCTGATATGATAAAAGACAATAAAATTAAAGCCAGATATGACATACCAGACATAAATAATGTAGAAGAGGATAATTTTAAAAGAACTATTCACTTAACAAGAAGAAACTTTAATTTCCCAAAAGAGATTAGAATAAACTCGCTGGTACCCAATGAAATCGAAATAACTTTAGGTAGACTGGAAAGTAAGTACATAAAGGTACACATACAGAAAAATGGAACACCTGCGCTCGGTTACGAAATAAACAGTGAGTTTTTCTACCCTAGAGAAGTTCTTGTAACGGGACCTGTCAATATTCTCAAAGAAGCTGATTCTATTAATACAAGAGTGATAAATGTGCGCGGAATAACAAGCGAACAGAACAGAACATTTCCCTGGGTAGTCGATATAGAAAATAATATCTCGATAGTAAAAAATGAAAAATTTGTTTCTATACCTGTTGTATGTGATGAGAAAATTAATGTATGGTTTCATATAACGGAACAAATGGGTGTTAAAGTATTTGATAATGTCAAAGTAAACGTTTTTCACCCGATAGACTACAAATATAAAGTTAAACTAAAAGAGGAATATATTAGCCTGTCCCTGAAGGGTTCAAAATTAATACTGGACATGCTGAACCCGGAAGATATTATGGCATATATTGATGTCAGTTCATTAAGTCCTCCGGGGCCTTACAACCAACCTGTTATTTGCAAGATACCTGAAGGACTAAAAATAGAAGGACATGAACCCGAGTCTCATGTAGATATTTTTGAGGCGGTAAATGAAAAGGAATGA
- the cdaA gene encoding diadenylate cyclase CdaA produces MDSFLGFFENFHSIIHPYWCNGWMLIKSCGEIFIIFIILYTILRIMQGTRGAGILRGLAFTLVIVAIVILFFIKKLELYTVNWLITEFLPVLIIPVIILFQLEFRRALIKLGHRPFFRMFVKSDIQVAKEIVKAVTALSENKIGGLITIEREDGLVNYIEGGIKTNSNISSDLISTIFWPGTPLHDGAVIIQEAKIAAAGCLFPLTENENIPKTCGTRHRAGIGITEETDAISIIISEETGLVSVAVGGRLTEDVTPDKLRKILEEMSTSIVEEERS; encoded by the coding sequence ATGGACAGTTTCTTAGGATTTTTTGAAAATTTTCATAGCATTATTCATCCATACTGGTGCAATGGATGGATGTTAATAAAATCATGTGGTGAAATATTTATAATATTTATTATTCTCTATACAATATTAAGAATCATGCAGGGAACTCGCGGAGCCGGTATACTTCGTGGTTTAGCATTTACATTAGTAATAGTTGCTATAGTAATACTGTTTTTTATTAAAAAGCTCGAACTTTATACCGTTAACTGGCTTATCACAGAGTTTTTGCCGGTATTGATTATTCCAGTCATCATTCTTTTCCAATTGGAATTCAGACGGGCGCTTATTAAATTAGGGCATAGACCTTTTTTCAGAATGTTTGTTAAGTCTGATATACAGGTTGCTAAAGAGATTGTAAAGGCAGTGACTGCCTTGTCTGAAAATAAGATAGGAGGATTGATAACTATTGAACGTGAAGACGGACTGGTCAATTATATTGAAGGTGGAATAAAGACAAATTCTAACATTTCAAGTGATCTTATCAGCACAATTTTCTGGCCCGGTACTCCACTTCATGATGGAGCGGTGATTATACAGGAAGCAAAGATTGCTGCCGCAGGCTGTTTATTTCCGCTAACAGAAAACGAAAACATACCAAAAACCTGCGGTACACGTCACAGGGCCGGTATTGGCATTACAGAAGAGACTGATGCGATATCAATAATTATTTCTGAAGAAACCGGGCTGGTATCTGTCGCTGTTGGCGGAAGGCTTACTGAAGATGTCACACCGGATAAATTAAGAAAAATACTAGAAGAAATGTCAACCAGTATAGTAGAAGAAGAACGGAGTTAA
- the folP gene encoding dihydropteroate synthase, which yields MIIRYDRGYLDLSKRTHVMGILNITPDSFYDGGKYYNIENALKRARKMIADGVDIIDIGGESTRPNSNYVSADEELRRVIPIIKELSKETRIPISVDTYKAEVADKAIKAGAQIINDISGLQADKEMGRVAAVNNTPIIIMHIKGSPHDFPENPVYDQLITEITLFLEKKIEYSVKSGIARDKIIIDPGIGFGKRVEHNTEILKHFNKFKCLNLPVMIGTSHKSFINKVLMPLEDNDVTINNTRLIGTLVTLVIAVSKGANIVRVHNVKEAVQVIKMYKAIEG from the coding sequence TTGATTATTAGATACGACAGAGGATACCTTGATTTAAGCAAACGAACACATGTGATGGGTATCTTGAATATAACTCCAGACTCTTTCTACGATGGTGGCAAATACTATAATATAGAGAATGCACTGAAGCGAGCGAGAAAAATGATCGCTGATGGTGTTGATATAATAGATATTGGAGGTGAATCTACCAGACCGAATTCAAATTATGTCTCTGCTGATGAGGAACTAAGGCGTGTTATTCCTATAATTAAGGAGCTAAGCAAAGAGACACGCATTCCGATTTCCGTTGATACATATAAGGCTGAAGTTGCTGACAAAGCAATTAAGGCTGGCGCTCAGATCATAAATGATATTAGCGGATTACAGGCTGATAAAGAAATGGGAAGAGTTGCAGCCGTAAATAACACACCCATAATTATAATGCACATTAAGGGCAGCCCACATGATTTTCCTGAAAATCCTGTTTATGATCAACTAATTACTGAAATTACCTTATTTCTTGAAAAAAAAATTGAATATTCCGTTAAATCTGGAATAGCGCGTGATAAAATAATAATTGATCCCGGGATAGGTTTTGGCAAGAGAGTTGAACACAATACTGAAATCCTCAAGCATTTTAATAAATTTAAATGCCTGAACCTGCCTGTTATGATAGGTACTTCTCACAAATCCTTTATCAACAAAGTCCTTATGCCCTTAGAGGACAACGATGTGACAATAAACAATACTCGCCTTATTGGTACATTAGTAACTCTGGTCATTGCTGTATCAAAGGGTGCAAATATAGTCAGGGTACATAACGTCAAAGAGGCTGTTCAAGTTATAAAAATGTATAAAGCCATAGAGGGATGA
- a CDS encoding LptE family protein: MKTTKIKQWICQTNLCKRVSFRQLTCIMVLFVLISGCGYTTKSLISRKINTIYIPIFENNTFRRGLEFDLTTAVKKEIMSKTKLRIVRKDSADTILTGKIIKVTEGMLSSNVADNIVESRVTIFVDILLVDRRTGRTLVEENSLSTSAEFVVNRGENINSASMESLAGLAETIVNQLEEKW; the protein is encoded by the coding sequence ATGAAAACAACCAAAATAAAGCAATGGATTTGCCAGACAAACCTTTGTAAGAGAGTTTCATTCAGACAATTAACATGCATAATGGTCCTTTTTGTGTTGATATCAGGGTGTGGATATACAACTAAATCATTGATCAGCCGAAAGATCAACACTATTTATATACCTATTTTTGAAAATAATACTTTCAGAAGGGGACTGGAATTTGATCTCACAACTGCAGTAAAAAAGGAGATCATGTCTAAAACAAAATTAAGAATTGTTCGGAAAGATAGTGCGGACACCATCTTGACCGGCAAGATAATAAAAGTAACCGAAGGAATGCTCTCGTCAAATGTAGCGGATAATATAGTAGAGAGTCGGGTTACAATATTCGTTGACATTTTACTTGTTGACAGAAGAACGGGAAGAACACTGGTAGAAGAGAATAGCTTGAGTACATCAGCGGAGTTTGTCGTAAATCGAGGAGAAAATATAAACTCAGCTTCTATGGAAAGTCTGGCTGGCCTGGCAGAAACAATAGTTAATCAACTAGAGGAAAAGTGGTAA